One segment of Arcanobacterium haemolyticum DSM 20595 DNA contains the following:
- a CDS encoding iron chelate uptake ABC transporter family permease subunit, which produces MQQKTINQIVAHRRRTTLIYATLICTSILTTIGILFWENPMPFGTEQWTLVAGIRAKTLIIIAIVAICQSFATITFQTATQNRIITPSIMGFEALYKLVQTTFVFMFGILGATLLDNPLIYLTQAALMVALAVALYTWLLSGKLGNLHIMLLIGIILGAGLGSLATFMQRLLEPSAFDVLTARLFGSISNAHTTNLAITIPIVLTTATIIYLRSHTLNLLALGRETATNLGINHRRHLTLSLLLVSVLMSMTTSLVGPMTFLGFLVATLTYVLMDTHDHRVLLPASALLGYTILSAAYFIMRHIFYAQGAVSIIIELIGGTLFLIVIMRKGRL; this is translated from the coding sequence ATGCAACAAAAAACCATCAACCAGATCGTAGCCCACCGTCGTCGAACAACCCTCATCTACGCAACCCTTATCTGCACATCAATCCTCACCACAATCGGAATCCTCTTCTGGGAAAATCCGATGCCCTTCGGCACAGAACAATGGACGCTCGTAGCCGGAATACGTGCAAAAACCCTGATCATCATCGCAATCGTGGCCATCTGCCAATCCTTCGCAACCATCACCTTCCAAACCGCCACACAAAACCGCATCATCACCCCGTCCATCATGGGATTCGAAGCACTCTACAAACTCGTCCAAACCACGTTCGTTTTCATGTTCGGAATCCTCGGCGCAACCCTACTCGATAATCCACTCATCTACCTCACGCAAGCCGCACTCATGGTAGCCCTCGCCGTCGCGCTCTACACCTGGCTACTTTCAGGAAAACTCGGAAACCTCCACATCATGCTCCTCATCGGAATCATCCTCGGAGCAGGACTCGGATCCCTCGCAACCTTCATGCAACGCCTCCTCGAACCCTCCGCATTCGACGTGCTCACCGCGCGCCTCTTCGGATCCATCTCCAATGCACACACCACAAACCTCGCCATCACAATCCCCATCGTCCTCACCACCGCAACCATCATCTACCTCCGCTCCCACACACTCAACCTCCTCGCACTCGGCCGCGAAACCGCCACCAACCTAGGGATCAACCACCGGCGCCACCTCACACTCTCACTCCTCCTGGTATCCGTCCTCATGTCCATGACAACCTCACTTGTAGGGCCCATGACCTTCCTCGGATTCCTCGTAGCCACCCTCACCTACGTACTCATGGATACCCACGATCACCGTGTGCTACTACCAGCCTCCGCACTGCTCGGATACACCATACTCTCCGCCGCCTACTTCATCATGCGCCACATCTTCTACGCTCAAGGCGCCGTCAGCATCATCATCGAACTCATCGGAGGAACACTCTTCCTCATCGTCATCATGCGAAAGGGACGCCTGTGA
- a CDS encoding ABC transporter permease, with translation MTMRDYMMQHREKVMLTVGILGKLLLVCVSLFTGVYHVTTAADGWDIFFITRVPRTIALVLAGAAMAIAGLIMQLMTQNRFVEPTTTGTIEWAGLGLITAMIVIPEPTITQRMVCAVAFSFAGTMIFFLFLRKVTLKSSLVVPIIGIMLGAVVSAFSTFIALQYNLLQSLGIWFSGSFTMVMKGRYELIWIVLIVTIIAFIIADKFTVVGLGKDIATNVGINYDRIILIGVTIVAVITGVVAVVIGSLPFLGLIVPNVISMIRGDNLRTNLPWVCLAGIWTVGICDIVGRIIIAPFEIPVATILSIVGAIGFIAILLHQRKRG, from the coding sequence ATGACTATGCGAGATTATATGATGCAGCACCGTGAGAAAGTTATGCTCACGGTTGGTATTTTAGGGAAACTTTTACTCGTATGTGTCTCTTTGTTTACGGGGGTGTACCACGTAACAACAGCCGCCGACGGCTGGGACATTTTCTTCATTACCCGTGTTCCCCGCACAATCGCCCTGGTATTAGCCGGGGCTGCTATGGCAATTGCAGGCCTGATTATGCAGTTGATGACTCAAAATAGATTCGTTGAACCAACCACCACCGGCACAATCGAATGGGCAGGATTAGGGCTTATCACAGCCATGATCGTGATCCCAGAACCCACCATTACTCAACGCATGGTATGTGCGGTTGCCTTTTCTTTTGCTGGCACGATGATCTTCTTCCTTTTCCTGCGCAAAGTCACCCTCAAATCGTCACTGGTAGTCCCGATCATCGGCATCATGCTTGGGGCAGTAGTCAGCGCATTCTCCACGTTCATTGCCCTGCAGTACAACCTTCTACAAAGCCTCGGAATCTGGTTCTCTGGATCCTTCACTATGGTGATGAAAGGCCGCTACGAACTCATCTGGATAGTCCTAATCGTCACCATCATCGCCTTCATTATTGCAGACAAATTCACCGTGGTTGGCCTTGGAAAAGACATCGCCACCAACGTTGGAATCAACTACGATCGGATCATTCTGATCGGCGTCACCATCGTTGCCGTCATCACTGGAGTAGTCGCAGTAGTCATCGGATCACTCCCATTCCTCGGCCTCATCGTTCCCAACGTCATCTCCATGATCCGCGGAGACAACCTCCGCACCAACCTCCCATGGGTCTGCCTAGCCGGAATCTGGACAGTAGGAATCTGCGACATCGTCGGCAGGATCATCATTGCACCATTCGAAATACCAGTAGCCACCATCCTCTCAATCGTCGGCGCCATCGGCTTCATCGCCATCCTCCTCCACCAACGAAAGCGAGGATAA
- a CDS encoding siderophore ABC transporter substrate-binding protein — translation MASRRSLRALLALTASFGLVLAGCSSTPEAKESHSAMKSQEAEKKGPKTIVDFSGNKVKIPESPKSVVVTDNRSFQILKEWKVDLKAAPLPIMSPQLHGDYVKNPKIIDLGSHREPNLEAFVSAAPDLVINGQRFAKQSENVKSVLPKDTAFVDINLPEDMPLEEYFPKQVMMLGDIFNKQAEAKKMVADFNKAIERAKKAYDKKHTVMGLITSGGAINYAAPGKGRAVGPLFPMLGLTPALEQQGSTDHQGDEVSVEAIAATNPEWIVVLDRDQAMASKDGGEYTPSAELISGSEALQNVPAVAKKQVVVSPADFYLSEDILLYTQFINKLAEAFESAR, via the coding sequence ATGGCATCTCGCCGTTCGTTGCGAGCACTCCTTGCTCTCACTGCTTCTTTTGGCCTTGTGCTTGCTGGTTGCTCATCCACTCCAGAAGCGAAAGAATCTCACTCGGCTATGAAAAGCCAGGAAGCTGAGAAAAAGGGTCCAAAGACCATTGTGGACTTCTCTGGTAACAAGGTTAAGATTCCAGAGTCGCCAAAATCCGTTGTTGTTACAGATAATCGCTCTTTCCAGATCCTTAAAGAGTGGAAGGTTGATCTCAAGGCTGCTCCACTTCCAATCATGAGCCCACAATTGCACGGCGATTACGTAAAAAATCCAAAGATCATCGATCTTGGTTCCCACCGTGAACCAAACTTAGAAGCATTTGTTTCTGCTGCTCCCGATCTGGTGATTAACGGCCAACGATTCGCTAAGCAGAGCGAGAATGTGAAATCTGTTCTTCCCAAAGATACGGCATTTGTTGATATCAACCTTCCAGAAGATATGCCGTTGGAAGAGTACTTCCCGAAGCAGGTAATGATGCTCGGTGATATCTTCAATAAGCAGGCTGAAGCTAAGAAGATGGTTGCTGATTTCAACAAAGCTATCGAGCGTGCAAAGAAAGCCTACGATAAGAAGCATACTGTGATGGGGCTGATCACCTCTGGTGGTGCCATTAACTACGCGGCTCCAGGTAAGGGCCGTGCGGTTGGTCCACTCTTCCCTATGCTTGGCTTGACTCCAGCCTTGGAGCAGCAAGGCTCCACAGATCACCAGGGTGACGAAGTTTCGGTTGAGGCAATCGCAGCTACGAACCCAGAATGGATCGTGGTGCTCGATCGTGATCAGGCGATGGCATCGAAGGATGGTGGCGAATACACACCGTCCGCTGAACTTATCTCTGGTTCCGAAGCGCTGCAGAATGTTCCAGCAGTTGCCAAGAAACAAGTAGTTGTATCGCCAGCTGATTTCTACCTATCGGAAGATATTCTGCTCTACACTCAGTTCATTAATAAGCTCGCAGAAGCGTTTGAATCTGCACGTTAA
- the thiL gene encoding thiamine-phosphate kinase: MRVQDLNEAELLARFTPLLPQAGCAVVPNGDDSVVLDVVGHTTVSTDMLIEDRHFRLDWSTGRDVGYRAAQQNIADALAMGARPVSLVVGLGLPPETPVAWVEDFARGLNDACAPLGVGVDGGDLVASPQVSVGVTIIGDLEGRSALLRSGALPGQRVVFAGSLGHGLAGYELLQAGYDRNDPDSRIVALIDDFLRPKPPVEIALAAARSGVLCSLMDVSDGLAKDLGRIARASRVWVDLDAPALNTLIGSLGSAAGRLGADRRYWALAGGEDHGFVGTIAADGAVPAGFTVIGEVRGPAEHGRLTLDLADIDSDRIGWDHFRQ; the protein is encoded by the coding sequence ATGCGCGTCCAAGATCTTAACGAAGCCGAACTGCTCGCACGATTCACACCCCTTCTTCCGCAAGCTGGGTGTGCCGTGGTTCCGAACGGGGACGATTCAGTGGTCTTGGACGTGGTGGGGCACACCACCGTGTCTACCGATATGCTGATTGAAGATCGGCATTTTCGGTTGGATTGGTCCACTGGGCGCGATGTTGGGTATCGGGCGGCTCAGCAGAACATCGCGGATGCTCTGGCGATGGGTGCCCGGCCCGTGTCACTTGTTGTGGGGTTGGGGTTGCCTCCTGAAACTCCTGTGGCGTGGGTGGAAGATTTTGCACGTGGTTTGAACGACGCGTGTGCTCCGCTTGGTGTCGGAGTGGACGGGGGAGATCTGGTTGCGTCGCCACAGGTGAGCGTAGGCGTGACTATCATTGGTGATCTTGAAGGGCGTTCGGCTTTGCTGCGTAGCGGGGCGTTGCCTGGGCAGCGCGTTGTTTTTGCCGGTAGCCTTGGGCACGGGCTGGCCGGATATGAACTCCTGCAGGCGGGATATGATCGGAACGATCCTGATTCGCGGATTGTGGCTCTGATTGATGATTTCTTGCGGCCGAAGCCGCCGGTGGAAATCGCTTTGGCTGCCGCGCGATCTGGTGTGCTCTGTTCGCTGATGGACGTCTCAGACGGGTTGGCTAAAGATCTTGGCCGGATCGCTCGTGCTAGCCGCGTGTGGGTGGATCTGGATGCGCCGGCTTTGAACACGCTCATAGGATCGTTGGGTAGTGCTGCTGGGCGCTTGGGGGCAGATCGTCGATACTGGGCACTAGCTGGGGGAGAAGATCATGGGTTCGTTGGGACGATCGCTGCGGATGGTGCTGTGCCTGCAGGATTTACGGTGATTGGTGAGGTGCGTGGCCCTGCTGAACACGGGCGATTAACGCTGGATTTGGCGGATATCGATTCAGATCGGATCGGGTGGGATCACTTCCGGCAGTAG
- a CDS encoding D-alanine--D-alanine ligase family protein yields MSNSKIRVAVIYGGASGEHSISIATAGAVMRSLDPERYDVLPIGITRDGAWVPGATDASQLTLEAGLLEVEAAPEAVTLPAGDGTQSLVRYDRENASDLALLGNVDVVFPLLHGPFGEDGTIQGMLEMAGVPYVGCGVFASAAGMDKHYMKVVLEAAGLPVAPYVVATARKWRDERDQVLADVAKMSFPVYVKPARAGSSLGITRVARIEDVPAAVAAAQIHDPKVLIEQGVNGREIECAVLGGRGDTTPRASVVGEVLVNLPEDGFYDFEHKYLDTDGLTMSIPANVPEEISEKIRAQAIATFDAFGCEGMSRVDFFLTPEGETFVIELNTIPGFTPFSMYPVLWENTGLPYSQLLDELIALALERPTGLR; encoded by the coding sequence ATGTCGAATTCAAAGATCCGCGTTGCCGTTATCTACGGCGGTGCCTCAGGTGAACACTCAATTTCTATCGCTACCGCTGGTGCGGTTATGCGATCTCTCGATCCGGAACGCTATGACGTTCTCCCAATTGGTATCACACGCGATGGCGCGTGGGTGCCAGGAGCAACGGACGCAAGCCAACTCACCCTAGAAGCGGGTCTGCTTGAAGTGGAAGCAGCCCCCGAAGCTGTTACGTTGCCTGCCGGTGATGGTACGCAATCGCTTGTCCGTTACGATCGTGAAAATGCTTCTGATCTTGCACTTTTGGGCAATGTGGACGTGGTATTCCCGCTTCTTCACGGCCCATTTGGTGAAGACGGAACTATCCAAGGAATGCTGGAAATGGCCGGCGTACCATACGTTGGCTGTGGCGTGTTCGCATCGGCTGCCGGCATGGATAAGCATTACATGAAGGTTGTGCTGGAAGCTGCCGGTTTGCCAGTTGCTCCTTACGTAGTTGCAACTGCGCGCAAGTGGCGTGATGAACGTGACCAGGTATTGGCCGATGTTGCGAAAATGTCATTCCCTGTTTACGTGAAGCCGGCGCGCGCTGGGTCATCGTTGGGAATCACCCGCGTTGCACGAATCGAAGATGTTCCTGCCGCCGTGGCTGCCGCACAAATCCACGATCCAAAGGTGCTTATCGAACAAGGCGTGAATGGCCGAGAAATCGAATGTGCTGTGCTTGGCGGGCGTGGCGATACCACTCCACGCGCATCCGTTGTTGGCGAAGTCCTTGTGAACCTTCCAGAAGATGGATTCTACGATTTTGAGCACAAGTACTTGGATACGGACGGGCTCACCATGTCGATCCCTGCGAACGTGCCAGAAGAAATCTCTGAAAAGATTCGCGCCCAGGCTATCGCCACGTTTGACGCGTTCGGCTGTGAAGGCATGTCTCGTGTTGATTTCTTCCTCACCCCTGAAGGCGAAACGTTCGTGATCGAACTCAACACTATTCCAGGTTTCACGCCGTTCTCCATGTATCCAGTTCTGTGGGAAAACACAGGATTGCCATATTCACAACTTCTTGATGAATTGATTGCGTTGGCGCTCGAACGCCCAACCGGTTTGCGATAG
- a CDS encoding lysophospholipid acyltransferase family protein, giving the protein MKVPEAQPFLRSIAPFVRGINKLIQRMTLSGLEHIPRSGPAVIVANHTGYFDAMIIGEAVMKVGRAPHFVAGSNFFKVPGVAFVLRGVHAVKVTRETTNAKDSLDGIRDILDNGGVVLLFPEGGLTRDPDMWPMRGKTGIARIMATHPDVPVIPCAHWGNEHLLNPWDYSVDWRHIGPKTRTKIVFGAPLVTEVSDDPDYDELTSATAEVIDAIEELLIPMRQENPIGFSTEPRAQRWDRRRDGDPLNDEYEMKRAMRKAKKARLKARFHL; this is encoded by the coding sequence GTGAAAGTTCCAGAAGCACAACCTTTTCTAAGGTCGATCGCTCCGTTCGTTCGAGGTATCAACAAGCTCATCCAACGCATGACACTGTCAGGGCTCGAACATATTCCGCGTTCAGGTCCGGCTGTTATCGTTGCCAATCACACTGGCTACTTCGATGCCATGATTATCGGGGAAGCAGTGATGAAAGTCGGACGCGCACCCCACTTTGTTGCCGGTTCTAACTTCTTCAAAGTACCTGGTGTGGCATTCGTGCTCCGTGGCGTACACGCAGTGAAAGTTACACGCGAAACCACCAACGCCAAAGATTCACTCGACGGTATTCGCGATATTTTGGACAACGGGGGAGTTGTCCTTCTTTTCCCTGAAGGCGGCCTTACCCGCGATCCGGACATGTGGCCAATGCGTGGCAAAACTGGAATCGCGCGGATCATGGCAACACATCCGGATGTTCCCGTGATTCCATGCGCTCACTGGGGTAATGAACATCTGTTAAACCCGTGGGATTACTCTGTTGATTGGCGCCACATCGGCCCGAAAACCCGAACCAAAATCGTGTTTGGGGCTCCTCTTGTAACCGAGGTGAGTGACGATCCTGATTATGACGAACTGACCTCCGCAACTGCTGAGGTCATCGATGCCATTGAGGAACTCCTTATCCCGATGCGCCAAGAAAACCCGATCGGCTTCTCAACGGAACCTCGGGCACAACGCTGGGACCGACGTCGGGATGGAGATCCACTCAACGATGAATACGAAATGAAACGTGCCATGCGCAAAGCCAAAAAAGCGCGTCTGAAAGCCCGTTTTCACCTCTAA
- the murA gene encoding UDP-N-acetylglucosamine 1-carboxyvinyltransferase: protein MSGVLKVTGGQPLHGTITVRGAKNFVSKAMVAALLTEETSILRNVPLIRDVDVVSDLLRLHGADVDYDQEAGIVTITPGKIHLPEDPAEMDRLAGSSRIPILFCGPLLHALGEAFIPDLGGCHIGDRPVDFHLQVLEDFGAVRDVQELGLHLTAPRGLRARKVTLPYPSVGATEQTLLAAVRADGITELRGAAVEPEIMDLISVLQKMGALITVSTDRTIVIEGVRELHGYNHFALADRIEAGSWACAALATGGNIMVQGAQQEPMMSFLNVFRKVGGEFDVTDNGIRFWHPGGRLNSIPIETDVHPGFMTDWQQPFVVALTQATGVSIVHETVYENRFGFVGALNQMGAHIQVYRECLGGKKCRFGTENFYHSAVIMGPTPLKAADITVPDLRGGFSHLIAALAAEGTSHVQGIDLINRGYEHFMTKLRALHANVERVS from the coding sequence ATGTCAGGCGTTTTGAAAGTGACTGGCGGGCAACCGCTACACGGAACCATTACAGTGCGCGGAGCTAAAAACTTCGTGTCAAAAGCAATGGTCGCTGCGCTTCTCACTGAAGAAACATCCATCCTTCGCAATGTCCCACTCATTCGCGATGTTGATGTGGTGTCAGATTTACTTCGCCTTCATGGTGCGGATGTGGATTATGATCAAGAAGCAGGCATCGTAACCATCACGCCTGGAAAGATCCATTTGCCAGAAGATCCGGCGGAAATGGATCGCTTGGCAGGATCGTCACGTATTCCAATTCTTTTTTGTGGCCCGTTGCTCCACGCGCTAGGAGAAGCCTTCATCCCAGATCTAGGTGGTTGCCACATCGGAGATCGCCCAGTGGATTTTCACCTCCAAGTACTCGAAGATTTCGGAGCAGTACGGGATGTTCAAGAACTCGGGCTTCACCTCACTGCTCCCCGTGGCCTCAGGGCACGCAAAGTTACACTTCCATACCCTTCTGTGGGGGCTACAGAACAAACTCTGCTCGCTGCCGTTCGTGCCGATGGCATTACCGAGCTTCGGGGTGCTGCGGTAGAACCAGAAATCATGGATCTCATCTCTGTCTTGCAGAAGATGGGCGCTCTTATCACTGTCTCCACAGATCGCACGATCGTGATCGAAGGTGTTCGTGAACTCCACGGCTACAACCATTTTGCGTTAGCAGATCGTATCGAAGCGGGATCGTGGGCATGTGCAGCCCTAGCTACCGGCGGAAATATTATGGTTCAAGGCGCACAACAAGAACCAATGATGAGCTTCCTCAACGTCTTCCGTAAAGTTGGTGGCGAATTTGACGTGACAGACAACGGCATCCGTTTCTGGCACCCAGGAGGCAGGCTCAACTCGATCCCCATTGAAACAGACGTTCATCCAGGGTTTATGACTGACTGGCAACAACCCTTCGTCGTCGCCCTCACTCAAGCAACAGGTGTATCCATCGTTCACGAAACCGTTTACGAAAACCGATTTGGATTCGTCGGTGCCCTCAACCAAATGGGTGCACATATCCAAGTTTATCGTGAATGTTTAGGCGGAAAAAAATGCCGTTTCGGTACGGAAAACTTTTACCATTCAGCAGTGATCATGGGGCCAACGCCACTTAAAGCCGCAGACATCACCGTGCCAGATCTCCGTGGCGGTTTTTCCCACCTGATCGCGGCGCTCGCGGCCGAAGGTACCTCGCACGTCCAAGGAATCGATCTGATCAACCGCGGCTACGAACACTTCATGACCAAGCTCCGTGCATTACATGCAAACGTTGAACGAGTCTCCTAA
- a CDS encoding IclR family transcriptional regulator — MDDSQGSGVGVLDKAASVLQALEQGPLTLAQLVSATGLARPTAHRLAVALEFHRFVGRDTQGRFILGPRLSELSSRAGDDRLLTAANPLLIALRDHTGESSQLYRRQGDQHVCVASAERTTGLRDSIPVGAAFSMQAGSVAQVLLAWDEPDRLHRGLYGAQFTATVLSAVRRRGWAQSLGEHEPGVASISAPVRGPNGQVIAAISISGPVERMGRQPGRHYAAAVVAAANRLSDIIKRADSAV, encoded by the coding sequence ATGGACGATTCCCAGGGAAGCGGCGTCGGCGTACTCGATAAAGCCGCATCAGTTCTTCAAGCTCTTGAACAAGGCCCACTCACACTAGCGCAGCTTGTGAGTGCCACTGGCCTTGCCCGCCCAACGGCTCACCGCCTGGCGGTCGCCCTGGAGTTTCACCGTTTTGTTGGCCGCGATACCCAAGGTCGATTCATCCTTGGCCCACGTTTGAGCGAACTCTCCTCACGTGCCGGCGATGATCGCCTTCTTACGGCAGCAAACCCGCTTCTCATTGCACTACGTGATCACACCGGCGAATCGTCGCAACTCTATCGCCGCCAAGGCGATCAGCACGTCTGTGTGGCATCTGCAGAACGTACTACCGGCCTTCGCGATTCGATTCCGGTTGGTGCAGCCTTCTCCATGCAGGCAGGTTCCGTGGCTCAAGTACTCTTGGCATGGGACGAACCCGATCGACTCCACCGTGGGCTCTACGGCGCCCAATTCACCGCCACGGTTCTTTCAGCTGTGCGCCGGCGTGGATGGGCACAGTCTCTTGGCGAACACGAACCCGGAGTGGCATCTATTTCTGCTCCCGTTCGCGGGCCAAACGGGCAAGTCATCGCAGCAATTTCCATCTCCGGCCCGGTAGAACGCATGGGCCGCCAACCGGGCCGCCACTATGCAGCCGCAGTAGTTGCAGCCGCTAACCGGCTCTCTGACATCATCAAACGCGCCGATTCTGCAGTGTGA
- a CDS encoding glycosyltransferase family 4 protein, with product MRKTLLVTNDFPPRAGGIQTFLEGFVGQLDPQQLIVYASTPPDGPEAARHYDEQQPYTVVRYPGTTMLPTPHVSRTMVDLIRAHGVKNVWFGAAAPLGLMAHAAHKAGAEKVIATTHGHEIGWSMIPGARHMLRKVFADADVVTYLTHATLRRLSPFIGSTPIMQLHGAIDPELFAFDRQARAELRRRYGIGQHVPVVVCISRLVPRKGQDVLIQGWHNVVRKYPGTKLVIVGKGPYETKLRELASHSPAQQDIIFTGEVPYRELPAHYSLGDIFAMPCRTRGGGLDIEGLGIVFLEAYAAGLPVVAGDSGGAPEAVLIKETGLVVNGNSVNAVTTAIDCLLADPKRARSMGNAGRAWVDQEWRWSDVAKPLIQLLS from the coding sequence ATGCGAAAAACCCTCCTAGTTACGAACGATTTTCCGCCGCGCGCTGGAGGGATTCAAACCTTCCTTGAAGGCTTCGTTGGGCAACTGGATCCTCAACAGCTGATCGTCTACGCGTCCACGCCACCCGACGGTCCAGAAGCCGCCCGGCACTACGATGAACAGCAGCCCTACACAGTTGTTCGTTACCCAGGCACCACAATGCTTCCTACCCCACACGTCTCACGCACCATGGTCGATCTGATTCGCGCTCATGGCGTGAAGAACGTATGGTTCGGCGCCGCCGCTCCGCTTGGTTTGATGGCACATGCAGCACACAAAGCAGGCGCCGAAAAAGTCATCGCCACCACCCACGGGCACGAAATCGGATGGTCCATGATTCCAGGAGCCCGGCACATGCTTCGTAAAGTTTTTGCCGACGCCGATGTGGTCACCTACCTAACGCACGCCACGTTACGCCGATTATCCCCCTTCATCGGCTCCACCCCGATCATGCAGCTCCACGGCGCAATCGATCCAGAGTTATTTGCCTTTGATCGGCAGGCTCGCGCCGAACTGCGTCGTCGTTACGGAATCGGGCAGCACGTGCCCGTCGTCGTCTGTATCTCACGGCTGGTTCCCCGAAAAGGCCAAGACGTCCTGATCCAAGGTTGGCACAACGTCGTCCGCAAATATCCCGGAACGAAACTCGTCATTGTTGGAAAAGGTCCATACGAAACCAAACTACGAGAACTCGCAAGCCACTCCCCTGCGCAACAAGACATCATCTTCACAGGAGAAGTACCCTACCGCGAACTCCCCGCCCACTATTCGTTAGGCGATATTTTCGCAATGCCGTGCCGAACCCGCGGCGGCGGGCTGGATATCGAAGGACTTGGAATCGTCTTCCTCGAAGCCTACGCGGCTGGGCTTCCAGTGGTAGCCGGAGATTCTGGTGGTGCTCCCGAAGCCGTACTCATTAAAGAAACAGGACTAGTTGTTAACGGAAACTCGGTGAATGCCGTAACCACCGCAATCGATTGTCTCCTTGCCGATCCCAAACGCGCCCGAAGCATGGGAAATGCTGGGCGTGCTTGGGTGGATCAAGAATGGCGCTGGTCGGACGTTGCGAAACCACTCATTCAACTTTTGAGCTAG